The following proteins come from a genomic window of Nicotiana tomentosiformis chromosome 12, ASM39032v3, whole genome shotgun sequence:
- the LOC104096806 gene encoding 25.3 kDa vesicle transport protein SEC22-1-like, producing the protein MVKLTMVARVTDGLPLAEGLDDGRDVPDADFYKQQAKSLFKNLSMGQIDASRMSVETGPYIFHYIIEGHVCYLTMCDRSYPKKLAFQYLEDLKNEFERVNGSQIETAARPYAFIKFDTFIQRTKKLYQDTRTQRNITKLNDELYEVHQIMTRNVQDVLGVGEKLDQVSQMSSRLTSESRIYADKARDLNRQALIRKWAPVAIVIGVVILLFWAKNKIW; encoded by the exons ATGGTGAAGTTGACAATGGTTGCTCGTGTGACTGATGGTCTTCCTTTAGCTGAGGGGCTGGATGATGGTCGTGATGTTCCGGATGCAGATTTCTATAAGCAGCAAGCCAAGTCCTTGTTCAAGAACCTCTCTATGGGCCAGATTGACGCATCAAGGATGTCTGTGGAAACTGGACCTTATATTTTCCA TTATATCATTGAAGGCCATGTTTGTTATTTGACAATGTGTGATCGCTCTTATCCCAAGAAACTTGCCTTTCAATACCTGGAAGATCTTAAGAATGAGTTTGAGCGTGTCAATGGGAGTCAAATTGAAACTGCTGCTAGGCCTTATGCTTTTATTAAATTTG ATACATTTATACAGAGGACTAAGAAACTGTACCAGGACACCAGAACTCAGCGCAATATTACAAAGTTGAATGATGAACTTTACGAAGTTCATCAGATAATGACTCGAAATGTACAGGATGTTTTAGGTGTTGGTGAAAAGTTGGATC AGGTCAGTCAGATGTCCAGTCGCTTGACATCAGAATCCCGCATATATGCTGATAAAGCAAGAGATTTAAATCGTCAG GCTCTGATTCGGAAATGGGCTCCGGTTGCTATTGTCATTGGAGTTGTCATTCTCCTCTTCTGGGCGAAAAATAAGATTTGGTGA